The DNA window GGGACGACGAACTGGTGAAGATCATGATGACGAGCGTGAACACGTACGGCGCGGCGGTGAACAGATATCTGCCGCTGTGAACGCCGACCGATTGCAGCGCCGGCGCGATCGCCCCGGCCGCGCCAAACAGCAGCGACGCGTAGAGGCACTTCATTGGGTTCCAGCGGGCGAAGATCACCAGCGCGACGGCCATCAAACCCTGACCACTTGAGAGTCCTTCGTTCCAGCTTCCGGGGTAGTAGAGAGAAAGAAACGACCCGCCGATGCCCGCCAGGAAGCCGCCCGCCGCGGTCGCGATCATGCGAACGCCGTTGACGGAGTATCCCATGGCGCGGGCGGCGTCGGCACTTTCGCCGACGGTGCGCAAGATCATGCCATAGCGGGTATTGCGAAGTCCCCACAGGATGAACGGCGCCAGTACGCAGCCGACCAGGAACAGCGCGTTCACCTCCAGTGCGTTCTGCACCTTCGTGTTGTCGCTCCA is part of the Humisphaera borealis genome and encodes:
- a CDS encoding ABC transporter permease; this encodes MTEDSLGLWSVPLAMVAGAIRVSTPFIFVSLGETLTERSGRINLGLEGTLVMGAMAGYAISYQTSVALGAPGGLAMAVSPWIGVIAAGLAGAVFGILHAWLCSKPRVNDVAVGIALMLFGAGLAFYLGKPYIKPTAPRLQAIPFGFWSDNTKVQNALEVNALFLVGCVLAPFILWGLRNTRYGMILRTVGESADAARAMGYSVNGVRMIATAAGGFLAGIGGSFLSLYYPGSWNEGLSSGQGLMAVALVIFARWNPMKCLYASLLFGAAGAIAPALQSVGVHSGRYLFTAAPYVFTLVIMIFTSSSSRTMAGIPAELTAAR